The Alnus glutinosa chromosome 1, dhAlnGlut1.1, whole genome shotgun sequence region AGCTTGCTTGTTTGTTTGTAGTCGTGGTTGGTTTATAAAGCAttcatcatcaaaaaaaaaaaaaaaaaaactagtgatAGTGAGAGGATGGTATGATAATTTTATTCCTCTAGTATTGTGCACTCAGTATGAAACAGGGCTCGCGGGTggtgttattttgttaaaagtttttaattcTTCTCTATGCTCAGATTTCTATCTTGTCAGTCAAATTTTGACGCCAACATATGCATTCGCATTGCACGTCCAGCGAAGCTCCATTTGTTTTTTCATGTAACAGAGTCAAACTGACTTCCTTTGGGACCAACAATTAAAGTTTGGTcggtagcatttctcaatttatAATTGTAGGCGTGCGTCAATGACGGCGGCGTTGAACTTGGACGCGGTAATTAAGGGCTTGTTTGaaaaagacatgtacagaataaaataaattagtgagttgttaattttaaaattaataaaaagtgatgatatgatataaaaagatgaaaatattttgttttgtagtgaatttttttatttgaataataataaaaaattattaatgtgaaataaaaagtgaaaaaaaaaaagtaaaaatgttttaatgttgatgagaagtaaaaaatataaaaaaaaaataaaaaaggtacaAAAATAGTACACGCATTACTGTATACTGCGCTGCAACTTAAGAAACAAGGCCTAAATTTTAGTACTACAAGACAGCGTCGCCGTATGGGGAAGGAGAAAACTATTTCATTATTTCATTATTTCAAGTCTTCAACTTtgatttcattattattttaagctCTCCATAGAACGTGAGGGTGAGGCCGGCCTGTCTCACTCTCGTACAGGCAAGGCAAGATCTGAGACTGCGTCGCCCCTATTTCCCATATATTTAAGCTCTACAGAAAACGAGGCCCTCAAGTCACAGATAATAAGCTTTCAGTCATGGCTGCTCCACCGCCATCCCATGTAGTCGTTTTCCCTTATATGGCTCAGGGCCACACCATCCCATTACTAGACATAGCAAAAGCCTTCGCAAACCATGGCCTGAAGATCACCCTCATTACCACCCCCTCAAATGCTCCATTCGTCTTTTCGAAAACCTCTAACCACCCAAATATCTCTTTGTCAATAATCCCTTTTCCGAGAGTTCAAGAGTTGCCCCAAGGATGCGAGAACACTGCCGACCTTCCTTCAATGGCTCTACTGGCTCCTTTCATCGAAGCcaccaaaaaaatgaaacaaccTTTCGAGGGAGTCCTCCGAGACATGATTGACGATGGGTGTCGCCCCATTTGCGTAATCTCTGACTTCTTCCTAGGCTGGACACTCGATTCGTGCCGTTCTTTTGGAATTCCGCGCATCGTCTGTCATGGAATGGGCGTCTTACCGATGGCTATTTGTAAATCCATTCGTTTGCATGTCCCAACCATTAAGGCTTCGTCGGATTTGGATCCGATAGAGTTTCCACATCTGAAAACTCCATTCACTTTGCTCAAAGCTGACCTCCCTGAAGGGCTCGTCGACGCAGACCCGGATGACGCTTTTATGCGCCTCTCGCTGGAGGCTGCGGAAGCGGATGTGAACAGCTGGGGCGTTGTGGTTAACAGCTTTGGGGCGATTGAAGGTGATCACGCGGGTGTACTCGAGTCCTTCTACGCCAACCAGGCCAAGGCCTATTGCGTGGGGCCGTTTCTATTGTACGATCGGCTTGGAAAAGAAGTGGGGGCCGAGGAGGAATCCTATTCGTACATCAAGTGGCTCGATGAGCAAGCTGGATCCGGTGGTGTGATCTACGTTTCATTCGGTACTCAATCACACTTGTCGGAGCATCAGATGGATGAGATTGCTTTCGGGCTGGAGATGGCAAGCCACCCATTCATCTGGATTGTGAGATCGACGACGTGGGTCTCGCCGGATGGATGGAATGAGAGGGTGGGAAGGAGAGGGTTGGTTGTACAAGATTGGGTGGACCAGCGAAGCATCCTAGCTCACCCTGCAACGGGTGGGTTTTTGAGTCATTGCGGGTGGAACTCGGTTCTGGAGAGCTTATCAATGGGGGTTCCACTTTTGACATGGCCCATGCTTAGTTTTTCGGACCAACCATTGAATGCAAAATTTATAGCAGTGGGATGCGGAGCTGGGCTAATGATCCCACAAAGGGAGGTTGGAGGAGAGAAAATCGTGACCGTTGGTCGCGATGTGATTTGTGATGGAGTGAAGGAGTTGATGGGAGGTGAGAAAGGGAGAGAGGCTAGGGAGAGAGCACAAGCATTGGGGAGATTGGCTAGGCATGCTGTGGAAACAGGTGGATCGTCCGTTACCAAGTTGGACGAACTGATTGAGCAacttagaagaaaaaatatgtgATCAGCGTACAAGATtctcattattttctttatgggtgagatttaaaatttgtataTCTATCGATATAGGTATAGGTGATGTTACCTTGGACacatatttgaaaaaatttaaataatgtaatatCATATACATTGTTAgatgcattaattttaaattataataataaaatatgtgatATACTATCAattccatttgaaatggagtGGATAGTAATATATAGTACCATATGTATTAATTGCGATGTGTTTTTCTACAAAGCATTTTCATCTTGTTTCCTTTGAGTGGACTGTAAGCtatgttattatattttgttaatgagaCACCTATACAATTGCATGAGGTTAGGGTTTCAATTTGCATGCGATTTTATTTCACTTGATGAGACACATGTACACAGGTGTGGAGCTTGGAATCAGTTGGTGGGAGGCCgaacctaaataaataaatatgtaggAATAATTACATTTTACCCCTGATTTATCTACGAGGTGGCGATTTACTCCttaatgtaccaaaattgttagatgaTCCTCCCGAACTTGTCAACACGTGGCAAAAAATACTATCCATCCACTCACCCTTCAATTTGGATGGACATTTGGTCACCTTTTGAGTATAGAtcattcccaaaatacccctatcCCGATCGGCCTTTATATCGGGTTCAAACCCCCCGCGTAGCATGCATATGTGTCAAGCCCACTAGCAGTGGACTGACGTGAATTGgcggaaagaaaaggaaaaaaaaaaagttcgtCCTGTTCCTGCTCATTATGTGTCAAGCCCACTAGCAAATGCATATGCGAATAGCACTGAGAAGTGAGAGCGAGTTATCCATAGTGACCCGAGTGTTGCAGTTGATCTCACATGAAGTTACTCGAATGTACATGTTGGAACCCATCAAGGTTTTAACGAAGACACTGTGAAGCCCTTCTAATAAGGAAGGTAAGCCCTTCCATTCACCTCACATGAAGTTTCTGCATGAACTGAAACTGTTGCCAAGCCATCACAATTAGGGTGACGCGCGAGTTTCATTGATTAGGTTACTAGAAGAAACTTTGTGACTTCTGGACATCACTAGTAATATCAGGGAGTAATATTATGTCATATCATGTTCCATCATTGAGGTACACTTACTGTTGTATTTTCACTAAGGTGTAATGTTTAATGCAAAAGACAGTGTGGAAACAAAATGTAGGAATTTAACTGTTACATTATGGCATGCCTTTCCTGTCTTAGTTTCAAATACGTGCACTGGTTACAGTTcaaaacaagattttttttcttcttcatgttTTCAGATATTAGCCTTTGCTGGCTATGCTCTAGCAATCTTTATGCTCAACTCCCTTGCTCCTTTCGTCCTTAATTTTGTATACAGTTAAGTGCAGCCACAAtgttcaatctctctctcctaACATCTGATATGTGGGCAGTGTTAGAGGATAAATCAGTAGCTCACCTCTCCTCCAGCATGAAACTCAGCAAGCAAGAGACTTCCACATTTCCTGCTGACCAGTCCCCTTACAGCACCAGCTGCACTGCAGGCTAAGCTCACAATCTCTCCTGGATTCCTGCTGAATCTTGTGCTCCATGTTTTCCGGATGCTCTCTCTATGCCTCAAACTCAGCACTcacctttttcctcttttgtattttattatgttttctatGTTTTCTTAGGATGTAAACCTTGTATTGATATCCCTTAAAACTCATGTACGTGTTACtctataaataaaagacaattcTCTGGTTTTGGTAAGTTAACCAAACCAGTTCTTTCATcaattctttcatggtatcagagcaacttTGGCTAACGCCCTGATCTTGTGTTCTTCTTCCTTTGGCTGCAGCACAGCCCGTGTGAGCATGGCTCACACGGGCAGTGCCTTGAGAAAGCTCTACAAGAGCTTTTCTTACTCTGCTCTCTTTCAGAACCTTTATCAAACACCTTAGCCACAGCCTCCAACACACGACCTGCATCCCCTTCTCCCAGATTTTTCCTCCTCTGTTAGATTCTCACCGCACCTCATCAAGTACTCACAATCCACCTCTTCCAGACAGATCCACCATTTCCCTCAACAAATCCCACAACAACCCAATACCCATACGGCCATACAAAACTGTCCTTTCCCTtatctcatttttctcttcagCCCTTTTATCAAACACGTCTAACCCATCACCTGGTTCGGCCTCTCTACTCCCACGTGCTCCTCCTTCACCTCTGTTTCACCTCAAAAACAGAGCTTCATCTCAGGATCTTTCCCCAAATAACCTCTCTTTCACCTTCTCTGCCCTCTCTTGAGCCACTTTCTCCAAAATTCTCCCAAAATCTCTCCTCttccactcaaaaaaaaaaaaaaatgcttactGGCAGAATCCCTGGCGCACTTTTTCAGCCTCTTCGTCGCCGTCTCCGTCGGTGCCAAAAACTCCGGCGGCCATGTCAACTCAGAGTGTTGCgctttctcttctccttctctttattCTTTCATGGTATAAAGTACTctttatctctttatttttcacattggTCTACCGTCTGTATCCTTGAAGATGCAGACTTTTTATTCGCTTTGTTTTGATCTACGTGTCTAGAAGATGCTAgacttttcttcatttttgttttggtccAGAAGCATCAGAAGATGCTAGaagtttatcaaaaaaaaaaaaaaaaattcaagaaattacTTGAGGTATCTAGTTGGCCCATTGTTGGCCTAAATTTCTTGCTTGAGGTAATGTTGAAAAACCCAAGCAAATGTTCAGGCTTTTCCTTTCTATTTCTGGCTTTTGTGGTACTGTTCAAAAACCTAAacctattttaattttttttggctcaTAGTTGGCTCCATCTTTAGCCTTGTGGTACGGTTAATATGCCCGGGCCTTTCTTTTAGCCCTTTAGTGGCTCTTTTCTTAGTTTTTAGTTGGCCCTACGTTTGGCTTTTGAGGCACAGTTTAAAGACCCAAGCCaatcccaagaaaaaaaaaaataaaaaaaattgatgatgagAATAAAAGTCAAACTGATGGAAGTTCCTACCATAAGTTTGCGGGGGTGTTAGAGGATAAATCAGTAGCTCACCTCTCCTCCAGCATGAAACTCAGCAAGCAAGAGACTTCCACATTTCCTGCTGACCAGTCCCCTTACAGCACCAGCTGCACTGCAGGCTAAGCTCACAATCTCTCCTGGATTCCTGCTGAATCTTGTGCTCCATGTTTTCCGGATGCTCTCTCTATGCCTCAAACTCAGCACTcacctttttcctcttttgtattttattatgttttctatGTTTTCTTAGGATGTAAACCTTGTATTGATATCCCTTAAAACTCATGTACGTGTTACtctataaataaaagacaattcTCTGGTTTTGGTAAGTTAACCAAACCAGTTCTTTTATCTACCAACAGCAGGTATGATTTTCAAGTTTACGCTTATATTACTGAGCTGCGATTTAAATAGCCTGGACCCAAGTTTTTCGATTTTGAAGCTTAATGTATTCAGTTTTGCACCTATTTTAGCCTTTAAGCAAATACATCTCGTTTCTTTACAACTGGTTTCACTCATATCAAACCTGATATATTAATCTTCTATTGCAGGTAGATTGGTTATACTATCTTGCTTTTGCACTTGTAATTATTGGACTCATCACTTATTCAACAACGTATGATGAGGCACACCATAACATTTTGCAGAAAAAGAGTTGGTCGCGTATAGGCACACCAAACGAAGAAGTGGGAACATGGTTGCATgctctgttcacctctgttttatTCAACTGAAACAGAGGATTTGTAGATGGAGCATTTTTTTGGTGTGATATTGGAATCCTGCTGTTCGTTGTTGATGATACGCGCAAGCTAGCAAGAAACTGAACACAAACCAAGCTGTCATAACATCTGTTTCACATGCCTTAGGTAATGCTCTATTCCCAACATAAGCTTCTACATCTACAGTTAGGTGCTCGAAACGGACTTCAATGGTGCGAATTTCAATCCAAGCTCTGTATCACAGACAGGAAAGAGAAGAATTTCATTGACCCAGTTATGCTGAAACAACTCTTTGTCAAAGACTAgcattccttctttttctttttcttttttttttttttttttttgtcgttttTTCCTTGTCCGAACATCGTATAATGGAGTATATCTGTGTCACAAATTCATCGAATGTGGAGATTCATGCAAATTACGCATAAACAACAAGACCCACTTTCATTGTTCTGTGCATGGCTGCCTAGGCCagagttatttatttataattggtTGTTTGTCTCTTTGTCTCTTGCTGACTGTACACTGGACATCAAGACTGCCGCTTGTTTCAGCGGGTCAAGGAATAAATCATGCGGGAAAAAAATGATGGGTTGGAAGGATAGCCTTTGAGAGACTTAGAAAGCTGCTTCTTCACGGGTGTGTTATGCTGTGATCTGTTGCAATCTTCAGGAGGAGGAGAGCTCGTCGTTGACTCGTTGGAGAAGTCGAGAAGGTCGTCGATGGGGAAGCTGCAGTCTGCTCCACTTGACAATAGCCTGTACACATCCATTATTTTCCGTGGGTCTCTCTGGCTCAGCTCTCTGGGTTtctgagagagacagagagtgtGAAAATGGCGGATACAAGGGGACGAAGAGATGTGGTGCAGTGGCAGTTCCGTAAATTAGGAGTGGTGTAGACGTGGTGCGTTGGATGGATGTTTTAGATTGGCCCTTAAACCCACCGTTTTGAGCATATGGGGTATTTGGGGAAGGGGAAATGCATTAAAAGGTCGTGAgcgttgcacgtgaccgactttctGTCTAAACAGACAGGTGAGTGGACAAAAGGTATAACTTGTCATACGTTGACAAGTTCGAAAgggtcatctaacaattttgATACATTGGAGGGTAAATCGTCACCCCGTGAATAAATCAGAAGAGTAAAGTGTAATTATtccaaatatgtatatatagtccTTTTATTTGTGCACCcgcttgaaaaataaaagaaaacaaattttaaacaagttaaacttaacttcatactaaatcttttttttgtgtatttattttgtaagtttcttaAGAATTCAATCTAGACTAAAtactgaaaaaacaaaataaataataaaaacatataaaaaaatttatcaatcaAAGACAAATACTAACAAAGCAAATTTGATTAATTGGTTATTTCTCATATTAATcacatttgaaattttgaataatttaattcctaatttatttttttttttttaaaaaaaaaaagagaaaagaaaaaaaaaaggtaaatgaTTTATTCCCTTCCCAATGTACAATATTTACTCCTCAATTAACTCCCTCCCCACCCATGATTTATGGTCCCACAACAGCACCATTCATCCAATTGCTCCAACAAATACAAtttatcaatttattaaaaagtagttttttgaAGCCTAATAGCCCATTGATTCACATTCACTCGTGACTCGTTTACGGAAAATGATAAGTGGGGAACAAACAACTGTCCCCAATCatcttcttttgattttttaaataaaagaaatataaatttgtCACATCAAaggataaattttaattttttttatttaattttttgattcttttctttttcttcttttttttttttttcttcttttttcttttttctgttctcCTTTCTATTCATCTTCCTCATATAGTTTCAGGTTATaagtcattgtgattgattttATCGTTTTGGTGGGTTCTGTCCAGGTAGAAATTTAGGCTTGTTTGTTATTAATTACATCTGAGTGGTTGAAATTAAGCTTATGAAATATGTGCTTTTCTTGTTGTGCTTGAAGGTGATTTCAATAATGAGGATGATGATAGCTGGACTCCAGAAGAATTTGAGGGTCATGTGGTGAAAGAGCGTGAAGGAAAGAGGTCACTTTTGACTTTGGATTTGCAAGTGACACTGAAGGTCTGAAGG contains the following coding sequences:
- the LOC133880642 gene encoding probable UDP-glucosyl transferase 73B6, which codes for MAAPPPSHVVVFPYMAQGHTIPLLDIAKAFANHGLKITLITTPSNAPFVFSKTSNHPNISLSIIPFPRVQELPQGCENTADLPSMALLAPFIEATKKMKQPFEGVLRDMIDDGCRPICVISDFFLGWTLDSCRSFGIPRIVCHGMGVLPMAICKSIRLHVPTIKASSDLDPIEFPHLKTPFTLLKADLPEGLVDADPDDAFMRLSLEAAEADVNSWGVVVNSFGAIEGDHAGVLESFYANQAKAYCVGPFLLYDRLGKEVGAEEESYSYIKWLDEQAGSGGVIYVSFGTQSHLSEHQMDEIAFGLEMASHPFIWIVRSTTWVSPDGWNERVGRRGLVVQDWVDQRSILAHPATGGFLSHCGWNSVLESLSMGVPLLTWPMLSFSDQPLNAKFIAVGCGAGLMIPQREVGGEKIVTVGRDVICDGVKELMGGEKGREARERAQALGRLARHAVETGGSSVTKLDELIEQLRRKNM